The Candidatus Sericytochromatia bacterium sequence TCTGGTCTTCCTGCTTGAACCCGGCTTTCGCGCGCTGGTCGAGCAGTCGCAGGCCGCCGCGGTGGTGACGGCGAGGCCGCTGGAACGATTCGCGCGCGCCCAGCTGGTCGTGCCTGATGCGCGAATCGCGCTGGCCACCCTGCTGCCCTTGTTCGCCCCCCCACGAATGGCCGCCACCATTCACGAAACGGCCGTGGTCGACGACACGGCCTTCGTGGCCCCAGGGGCCAGCCTTGGCCCCTACGCCGTCGTCGGGGCCGGTAGTCGGGTCGGGGCGGGGACCATCCTGCACGCCCATGTGGTGCTGGGCCGAGACACCGAGGTAGGAGACGGATGTGAGCTGTTTCCGCACGTCGTGCTCTATGACGGGGTCCGGCTCGGCGCGCGCACGGTGATTCACGCGGGCACGGTGCTGGGTTCCGATGGCTATGGATTCGTGGCCGACCAGTCCGGGCGTCACCTCAAGATCCCGCAACTGGGAACCCTCGAGGTGGCGGGCGAGGTGGAAATTGGCGCCAATGTCACGATCGACCGGGGAACCCTGGGCGCCACCCGCCTCGGACGAGGGACCAAGATAGACAACCTGGTTCACATCGGGCACAACGTTCAGGTGGGTGAGGATGTCCTGATCGTCAGTCAGACCGGCATCTCGGGCGGCGTGCGCATCGGCGACCGCGCCACCTTGGCCGGCCAGGTCGGGGTCGCGGGCCACCTGACGATCGGTGACCAGGCCGTGATTCTGGCCCGGGCGGGCGTGACCAAGAACGTGCCGGCCCGTGCGTGGGTCAGTGGGTTCCCGGCGCGCGCCCACGCCCAGGAGCGACGCCGCCAGGGCGAGCTTGGCTTGCTCACGGCTCTGCGAGCGACCGTGCGCGATCTGGCAGCCCGCCTGCGAATCCTCGAGACGGGCAGCGATGCCCTCCTGGCCAAACCGGATAACGAAGCTGAGAACCTGGGCCAAGCTGTCCAATCCAGCTAAGCCTGGCGGGCTGTCACCCAAGTTTGCTAGACTGGCGGCCGTTTCCAGCGAGAGGCACCCCGCCTCGCCCGAGCCGCCGGCCCGCCCTCTGTTTCTCTGGACCTCGCCGTGTCGCCTGCGCCCT is a genomic window containing:
- the lpxD gene encoding UDP-3-O-(3-hydroxymyristoyl)glucosamine N-acyltransferase, which encodes MTATWTLGELAARVRGELQGDPETRISTVSDPREAGPDSLVFLLEPGFRALVEQSQAAAVVTARPLERFARAQLVVPDARIALATLLPLFAPPRMAATIHETAVVDDTAFVAPGASLGPYAVVGAGSRVGAGTILHAHVVLGRDTEVGDGCELFPHVVLYDGVRLGARTVIHAGTVLGSDGYGFVADQSGRHLKIPQLGTLEVAGEVEIGANVTIDRGTLGATRLGRGTKIDNLVHIGHNVQVGEDVLIVSQTGISGGVRIGDRATLAGQVGVAGHLTIGDQAVILARAGVTKNVPARAWVSGFPARAHAQERRRQGELGLLTALRATVRDLAARLRILETGSDALLAKPDNEAENLGQAVQSS